One stretch of Hypanus sabinus isolate sHypSab1 chromosome 29, sHypSab1.hap1, whole genome shotgun sequence DNA includes these proteins:
- the LOC132382881 gene encoding mitogen-activated protein kinase 7-like isoform X4 yields MAEERRGEEEEEEGERTTALEEAARRRSTAAQNLAFLKARSMDVTFEVGEDYQVLQTIGTGAYGVVTSARHRQTGQLVAIKKIPNAFDVVTNAKRTLRELQILKHFKHDNVIGIRDVLKPPGSLAEFRNVYVVLDLMESDLHQIIHSPQPLTLEHSRYFLYQLLRGLKYIHSARVVHRDLKPGNLLVNENCELKIGDFGMARALRRGGSSTSSSAASSQQPFLTEYVATRWYRAPELMLSFPGYGSAVDLWSAGCIFAEMLARRQLFPGKNYLHQLQLILAVLGTPSDDLVASVGAERVRSYLRGLPHRKPVSLASLFPGAQPQALDLLGRLLRLDPRERPTAAQALAHPFLAQYHDPQDEPECSPPLELDEPTEGAGREELREAVGREIAEFHRRRQRRGAELRPVVPLPSPSSSSSAATPSSRDVEMAGEPRQPLPVPASVSHTLPVPHPVTRPVPREEPTVLEQRRQRHSEEEEEKEERGAEVEEEEETPASRVEGRKDGGISADTKAALKAALLKSAQRQRNRGEGSASARFLSHTKGQWGRLRSGLRSGGVPQSVFRHGGRVPGKPGRLRPPLCFAAR; encoded by the exons ATGGCAGAGGAGCggcggggagaggaggaggaggaggaaggggagaggacAACAGCACTGGAGGAGGCGGCGAGGAGACGGTCCACGGCAGCACAGAACCTCGCCTTCCTGAAAGCACGTTCCATGGACGTCACGTTTGAGGTGGGAGAGGATTACCAGGTTCTCCAGACCATTGGCACAGGCGCCTACGGAGTGGTGACCTCAGCACGTCACCGGCAAACAG GCCAGCTGGTCGCCATCAAGAAGATCCCCAATGCCTTTGACGTGGTGACCAACGCCAAGCGCACCCTCCGCGAGCTGCAGATCCTCAAGCACTTCAAGCATGACAACGTCATTGGCATCCGGGACGTCCTGAAGCCACCGGGCAGCCTGGCTGAGTTCCGAAATGT TTATGTGGTGCTGGACCTGATGGAGAGCGATCTTCACCAGATCATCCACTCTCCGCAGCCCCTCACTCTCGAGCACTCGCGGTACTTCCTCTACCAGCTCCTTCGGGGCCTCAAGTATATCCACTCGGCCCGTGTCGTCCACCGCGACCTCAAGCCCGGGAACCTGCTGGTCAACGAGAACTGCGAGCTCAAGATTGGCGACTTTGGCATGGCGCGTGCCCTTCGCCGTGGGGGGAGTTCCACCTCCTCCTCCGCCGCCTCCTCTCAGCAGCCCTTCCTGACAGAGTACGTGGCTACCCGGTGGTACCGAGCGCCCGAGCTCATGCTCTCGTTCCCTGGTTACGGGAGCGCAGTGGACTTATGGTCCGCCGGCTGCATCTTTGCCGAGATGTTGGCCCGTCGGCAGTTGTTCCCCGGCAAGAACTACCTCCATCAATTGCAGCTGATTCTGGCTGTGCTAGGCACCCCTTCCGATGACCTGGTGGCCTCAGTGGGGGCTGAGAGAGTGCGGTCCTACCTGAGGGGCCTGCCCCACCGTAAGCCCGTTTCCCTGGCATCCCTCTTCCCCGGGGCCCAACCCCAGGCCCTGGACCTCCTGGGCCGCCTGCTGAGGCTGGACCCCCGGGAGCGCCCCACGGCGGCACAGGCCCTGGCCCACCCCTTCCTGGCCCAGTACCACGACCCCCAGGATGAGCCCGAGTGCTCTCCACCCCTGGAGCTGGACGAGCCAACTGAGGGAGCCGGCAGGGAAGAGCTGAGAGAGGCAGTGGGCCGTGAGATTGCCGAGTTCCACCGACGCCGTCAACGCCGGGGGGCTGAGCTCAGGCCAGTGGTCCCTCTGCCATcgccttcctcttcctcttctgcTGCTACCCCTTCCTCCCGGGATGTGGAGATGGCCGGGGAGCCACGCCAACCCCTTCCTGTCCCCGCTTCCGTCTCGCACACCCTCCCCGTTCCCCATCCTGTCACCCGCCCCGTCCCCAGGGAGGAGCCAACAGTCCTGGAGCAGCGTAGGCAGCGACAttcagaggaggaagaggagaaggaggagaggggtgctgaggtggaggaggaggaggagacacCAGCATCCCGGGTGGAGGGCAGGAAAGACGGAGGCATCTCAGCTGATACGAAAGCAGCACTGAAGGCGGCCCTGTTGAAATCAGCACAGAGGCAGAGGAACAGAG